From a single Rickettsia endosymbiont of Cantharis rufa genomic region:
- the thrS gene encoding threonine--tRNA ligase, with translation MINIFFPDGSVKQFEKNVTAFEVANAISMSLAKAAMVAEINGELKDLSTVIENDCKLRILTAKDPECLEIIRHDAAHIIAEAAKELFPDIQVTIGPAIENGFFYDFAKDKPFTPDDVAMIEARMYEIVKRNEKITRELWDRDEAVEFFKSIGEHYKAEIIASIPAGEPITLYKQGNFIDLCRGPHVPSTGFVKHFKLMKVAGAYWRGDSRNEMLQRIYGTAWATKEQLDNYLFMLEEAEKRDHRKLGKELDLFHFQEEAQGMVFWHDKGWSIYNTIEQYIRKKIRKNGYTEVKTPVLVDKSLWEASGHWEKFRDDMFALETDDKTLALKPMNCPCHVQIFKQGIKSYRDLPLRMSEFGLCHRNEVSGALHGLMRVRSLVQDDAHIFCTEEQITEETVSFCKLLTEVYKDFGFTDIKIKFSDRPETRAGNDEVWDKAENALKEAVEKAGFTYTLNPGEGAFYGPKLEFVLTDAIGRQWQCGTLQMDFVLPERLGASYIAASGEKKRPVMLHRAILGSLERFIGILIEEYAGKFPLWLAPRQVAIATITSDLNDYASEVQKALIDNGVRTDINISPDKINYKIREFSNQKVPMIAVIGKQEKENKQVTIRRFGTTEQEVLSVEQLVALVKEENEKYL, from the coding sequence ATGATTAATATCTTCTTTCCCGATGGGAGTGTAAAACAGTTTGAAAAAAATGTTACAGCTTTTGAAGTAGCAAATGCAATTTCAATGTCACTTGCTAAAGCAGCAATGGTTGCCGAAATAAACGGCGAGCTTAAAGACCTAAGTACCGTAATTGAGAATGATTGCAAGCTTCGTATTTTAACTGCAAAAGATCCCGAATGTCTTGAGATAATAAGGCATGATGCAGCTCATATTATAGCTGAAGCTGCTAAAGAATTATTTCCTGATATTCAGGTAACTATTGGTCCTGCAATTGAAAACGGCTTCTTTTACGATTTTGCTAAGGATAAGCCATTTACGCCGGATGATGTGGCAATGATAGAAGCAAGAATGTATGAAATAGTCAAGCGAAATGAAAAAATTACTAGGGAGCTATGGGATCGTGATGAGGCTGTAGAATTTTTTAAATCGATAGGAGAACATTATAAAGCCGAAATTATTGCGTCAATTCCGGCAGGTGAACCGATTACTTTATACAAGCAAGGTAATTTTATTGATTTATGCCGAGGTCCGCATGTTCCTTCCACAGGTTTTGTTAAGCATTTTAAGTTGATGAAAGTTGCGGGAGCTTATTGGCGAGGTGATAGTCGTAATGAGATGTTACAGCGTATATACGGTACTGCGTGGGCTACGAAAGAGCAGCTAGATAATTACCTATTTATGCTTGAAGAAGCTGAAAAACGTGATCATAGAAAACTAGGGAAAGAGCTTGATTTATTCCACTTCCAAGAAGAAGCCCAAGGAATGGTATTTTGGCATGATAAAGGCTGGAGTATATATAATACAATTGAGCAGTATATTAGGAAAAAGATTCGTAAAAACGGTTATACCGAAGTTAAGACACCTGTTTTAGTTGATAAGAGCCTGTGGGAGGCTTCAGGACATTGGGAAAAATTTCGTGATGATATGTTTGCGTTAGAAACAGATGACAAGACGCTTGCTTTGAAGCCGATGAATTGCCCTTGCCACGTGCAGATATTCAAACAAGGTATCAAGAGTTACCGTGATTTACCGCTTCGTATGTCGGAGTTTGGGTTGTGCCACCGTAATGAGGTATCTGGTGCATTACATGGTTTAATGAGGGTACGAAGTTTAGTACAAGATGATGCTCATATATTTTGTACTGAGGAACAAATTACCGAGGAAACAGTTAGCTTTTGTAAGTTACTTACTGAAGTTTATAAGGATTTTGGCTTTACCGATATAAAGATAAAATTCTCTGATCGTCCTGAAACTCGAGCAGGAAATGATGAAGTTTGGGATAAAGCTGAGAATGCTTTAAAAGAAGCTGTAGAAAAAGCTGGGTTTACCTATACGCTAAACCCAGGTGAGGGAGCATTTTATGGACCGAAGCTTGAGTTTGTGCTAACTGATGCGATAGGGCGGCAATGGCAATGCGGTACATTGCAGATGGATTTTGTATTGCCGGAGCGACTCGGTGCTAGCTATATTGCAGCAAGCGGTGAGAAAAAAAGACCCGTAATGCTTCATAGAGCGATACTTGGCTCGCTTGAGCGTTTTATCGGTATATTGATCGAAGAATATGCAGGTAAGTTTCCGCTTTGGCTTGCACCTAGGCAGGTTGCCATCGCAACCATCACCAGTGATTTAAATGATTACGCTTCGGAAGTACAAAAAGCTTTAATTGATAATGGTGTAAGGACGGATATTAATATTTCTCCCGATAAAATTAATTATAAAATTCGTGAGTTTTCTAACCAAAAAGTACCGATGATTGCCGTAATTGGTAAACAGGAAAAAGAAAATAAACAAGTAACGATTAGAAGGTTCGGAACTACTGAGCAGGAAGTATTATCGGTAGAGCAATTGGTAGCCTTAGTTAAGGAAGAAAATGAGAAGTATTTATAG
- a CDS encoding transposase: protein MIFLGYPEEIRKIIYTTNAVESVNSQLQKVTKNKRVFQMIMLFLKACI, encoded by the coding sequence ATGATTTTCTTAGGATACCCTGAAGAAATACGAAAAATAATTTACACAACTAATGCTGTGGAATCCGTTAATAGTCAACTCCAAAAAGTCACTAAAAATAAACGTGTTTTTCAAATGATAATGCTGTTTTTAAAAGCTTGTATTTAG
- a CDS encoding IS1 family transposase gives MLVKKYTQRIERGNLNLRTRCKRLARKTICFSKSLDIHDKVIGTLIERIAF, from the coding sequence TTGTTAGTAAAAAAATATACTCAACGGATAGAACGGGGTAACTTAAATCTTAGAACAAGATGCAAAAGACTGGCACGTAAAACAATTTGTTTTTCCAAGTCATTGGATATTCATGATAAAGTCATCGGAACTCTTATTGAACGTATAGCCTTTTAA
- a CDS encoding phosphoribosylaminoimidazolesuccinocarboxamide synthase, with protein sequence MKIRFIIIIFLVLILVGWGYAAYKFEHQSKENIIPILDKYEEYITYDTIKFNKYSFSITLNKVILKPVDFYYDEVVIRRIPFLNITKIDSYGNNVKITTAQDEEDIFYSPDHHTTIWFRKSLLNIEPDYWKLSVNDNKSAYYSSKDAEKLSENDVSNAIITNTKTSDNLNLLTLDGKSTAYFISENYSKNLSDKVFKFLRDKIEEDAIFDSFEYDLAKLEILNVPTTYSSQLKLKYSDELVALGKLLIQNFSLDQKQDENMNAVIFMQILGELVKGKPFLFACDIERKGKIESNLYKLNIEKDKVFDFALNIKSTIELSEIYQKTAIEALGSNFSNGLNKRAELDKIFKLTSPITQEDGEKVMGVFAKINNSEFNLKGEFDPEAKKLTGETNLIMDDFNFSIDIDMPNLENPMNIESVIKLSDPNAFINNFVNYTNNAIVPVLNKIENSKEFALNLGKQTSVIKQYGFGVIEAFSKNSELKDGESLVVDIKGKDDELTVNDKTIGQIFSDARVLEFMNAMAQIDLDAIPAKAGIQNKER encoded by the coding sequence ATGAAAATACGTTTTATTATAATAATCTTTTTAGTTTTAATCTTAGTAGGGTGGGGATATGCTGCCTATAAATTTGAACATCAAAGTAAAGAGAATATTATCCCTATCCTTGATAAATATGAAGAATATATAACTTATGATACAATTAAATTTAATAAATATAGTTTTAGTATTACTTTAAATAAAGTAATACTAAAACCTGTAGATTTTTATTATGATGAAGTAGTTATTAGGCGCATACCGTTTTTAAATATTACAAAAATTGATTCTTACGGAAATAATGTAAAAATTACTACCGCTCAAGATGAAGAAGATATTTTTTATTCTCCCGATCATCATACAACAATTTGGTTTAGAAAGTCTTTGCTTAATATAGAACCTGATTATTGGAAATTAAGCGTGAATGATAATAAATCAGCTTATTACAGTTCTAAAGATGCAGAAAAATTATCAGAGAATGATGTTAGTAATGCTATAATCACTAACACTAAAACATCTGATAATCTTAATTTGTTAACCTTGGATGGGAAAAGCACAGCTTATTTTATTTCTGAAAACTATAGTAAAAATTTATCCGATAAAGTTTTTAAATTTTTAAGAGATAAAATAGAAGAAGATGCTATTTTTGATTCGTTTGAATATGATTTAGCAAAGTTGGAAATATTAAATGTACCTACTACTTATAGTAGCCAATTAAAACTTAAATATAGCGATGAGTTAGTGGCTCTTGGAAAATTATTAATTCAAAATTTTTCTCTAGATCAAAAGCAAGATGAGAATATGAATGCTGTTATTTTTATGCAAATATTAGGCGAATTAGTAAAAGGTAAGCCGTTTTTATTTGCTTGCGATATTGAAAGAAAAGGGAAAATAGAAAGTAATTTATACAAATTAAATATAGAAAAAGATAAAGTTTTTGACTTTGCTTTAAATATTAAATCTACTATAGAACTTTCGGAGATATATCAAAAGACGGCGATTGAAGCTTTAGGAAGCAACTTTAGTAATGGTTTAAACAAAAGAGCCGAGTTAGACAAAATTTTTAAACTAACTAGCCCTATTACTCAAGAAGATGGGGAAAAAGTAATGGGTGTTTTTGCAAAAATAAATAATTCTGAATTTAATTTAAAAGGTGAGTTTGACCCTGAAGCAAAAAAATTAACCGGTGAAACTAATCTTATAATGGATGATTTCAATTTCTCTATTGATATTGATATGCCTAATTTAGAGAATCCTATGAATATAGAAAGCGTAATAAAATTATCGGATCCAAATGCGTTTATAAATAATTTTGTGAATTATACTAATAATGCTATTGTACCGGTGCTTAATAAAATAGAAAATTCTAAGGAATTTGCTTTAAATCTAGGAAAACAAACTTCAGTAATAAAGCAATACGGTTTTGGAGTAATAGAAGCTTTTAGTAAAAATTCTGAATTAAAAGACGGTGAATCTTTAGTAGTTGATATAAAAGGTAAAGATGATGAACTAACCGTTAATGATAAAACTATAGGTCAGATTTTCAGTGATGCAAGAGTATTAGAATTTATGAATGCCATGGCTCAAATAGACCTAGATGCCATTCCTGCGAAAGCAGGAATCCAGAATAAAGAGAGATAA
- a CDS encoding IS1-like element transposase: MSINGSGVRDTVRVLKVGINTVIRVLKKI, encoded by the coding sequence ATGTCAATCAATGGCTCTGGAGTTAGGGATACAGTAAGAGTATTAAAAGTGGGTATCAATACGGTTATCCGTGTTTTAAAAAAAATCTAG
- a CDS encoding IS1 family transposase, which produces MDEQWPYVQNKSKQRWLWYSLDKILLKVVAYTFGTRCDSTSESLLKKTGGF; this is translated from the coding sequence ATAGATGAACAATGGCCTTATGTACAGAATAAATCCAAACAAAGATGGCTTTGGTATTCTTTGGATAAGATTTTGTTAAAAGTAGTTGCTTATACTTTTGGTACAAGATGTGATAGCACATCAGAATCATTACTGAAAAAAACCGGAGGATTTTAA